The genomic interval TCAAGCACAAATCGGTTTTGAACCAAACAACCAAAACAAGTGCCACTTTTAGCAAGCTATACTATAAGGATTGGAACGTAACTTTTTATTTGGGTTATTACTTTTCAGAGAAGGATCTGCAAAATCGCTGGAAAAGCGTACGCGATCGATTCCAGCGTGTGATAAGGAAGGGTGAGAGGAGTGGGGCCTCTCCCTCCTAAGTCTCCACCTGCCCATACCATCAGGAGCTGATGTTCCTCCTGCCCAACAGAGCACTACGCCCGTAAGTTGTGGTATATTCTATTCTGAAGTCGGGCAATTTTACTAACAACACATGCTGTTCATTTGTCCGCATCCGTTTACAGCATACATCCAGGTATGATTTGGGTCCTGTAAATTCCTCCAAGAACATTTCACAATGCCGACGTTGTAACCCCAAACCTAAATGTTGCTTGTCATTTTTGGGTTTCTTTACGATTAGGGGGTTTGAAATGCGTATCGCTAACATTCAATGTGTGGGTTTGTGGAGATGTGCAGTTAACAAGCAACATTATAGAGAGCATACATGCTCATGTGAGCCCCTAAGTGGCCTGCTCCCTGGACAAGAAACATTGTCCTGATTCCCCAAACCACCGTTTCCCCCTGTTTACGTAGTCCCAAAGTGTCAAGAAGGAGGCAAGGATTTGTGTTTGCTCGGCATTGTACGCAATATTTCGAGAACCACTACATGCGTCCTGCAAGTTGGGATGCTTGCAAAGGGAAATTATCTGCTCAATTGGCCCCAGGGGTTTGTTTAACTAATGTGTTGGATGTCCTATTATTGGGTGTGAAATAGGTTCTTGATTAAACATAGTTGCGACGCTAATACACATGTTACTTGCGTTCACAACCGGCTTCTTACTAGTTTTTTGGCCTTACCCTAGATCCAGTGGTAACGTTGCCCGGCAAGTGGAACGCCAGCCAGTTGCTCAGCTCGAACACCAGCACAGGGAGAGCCCAACCAGGTCAGCTACCTCCCAACAGGCAACACCCGAGGCGGAGGGCCACTCGGAGGAAGAGGCTGGTCCCTCATGGGCGCACactgaagctgatgggtcggagGAGCagccagaagcacctgctgcggcCCAGTTGCCAAGGGCATCCCCAACCGGTCCGGCTCCCCCCACCCGCACACCTGCAACCCGGCAGCGGGCTCGAAGAACCCTCCGGACAATGGACAGGCAACTGGAGGTTGAGTCGGACGCCATGTCCTTTATCCGGAGGGTCCACGGCGACGACGAGTTTGATTATTTTGGCTATGCCATAGCCTCTCGTTGCCGTCGGCTGCCACCGGAAGTAGCACAAGATGTGATCACTTACTTCCAGGCTGCGGTGGCAGTCTTTGAGTTCGCTGcccacatgccccctgtagaggaGCTGATTGGCAGCCTAAATCGTGTCGCTGGCCGTAGGGAGGCCCGATCCCAGATGCCCCACAGCCGGTTCGTTCAAAATGCCTCCACCCAGACGGAGCACACCAACCCACCTCCCTCCCAATCCAATCCCTCGACAGCCTCACATTTTGCTCAATCTTTTTACCCTTACCCACCATCCCAATACAGCACAAATGCCTATCACCAAAGCTACCCCACAAACTACCCACCTCCCTCTACATATGACTCTCCTCCCCGCTTTACTAACATGTAACTGTGCATGTGTCTGGGTGGAGGTCCTAAAAATATGTTGGTAACTTACCAGTTTCATAGAACCAAAGCACCTTGTGTTCTTTGCACTAATTTGTTAAGTTTGGGTTGATACattacccctttggtaatgtaaaataaaaaaaatgttaccaCCAGATTTCTGTTGTCCCATGTGCTTTGGCGTTCACAAAGGGAGCACAACCCCACACTACTTATCAACGTTCTATGAGCAAACAATACAACATATCCTTTTTTTGGACACATTTTATTTTGACAGGGCTCATACTGTCCACCTAGACACAAATCATTGTGGCTTTATTCACACCAACACAACACATTAAATAATATATCATATAAAAATTTCACATACATTGTGTCATAACGTTCATTTGGCTTCAGAGCCACAATTGCATCCTCACAACACAGAATACACTTGGTCCTAGTCCGGGAGCGGCTGCTGAACAGTGTGGCTGGAATCCTGCCGGGGCACGGCACCCTCGGGACTCATGAAGTAGTCCGtgaaggcatctctcacctgtactccACGGTTGGATGGCCTTCCTAAGCCCCAGTTGATGATGGCATCACGGAAAGCTGTCTGTGTCTCCACATCAACCTCACCTCGCTCCTGATCCCTAACATAGTTGTGgagaacacaggcagctttaatgacaACATCAACTGTGTACGCATCCAACTGAAGGGCACAggtgaagaccctccacttactaaccatgatcccaaaggtgcactccacgaagcgtcgtgcccggctcagcctctcattgaagaccctcctccgggcatctagtctcctccgtgggtatgggcgcagcaggttgggcagcagtggaaaagcctcatccgataccatcacgaaggggactggatgcgtggtacccggaagaggtTGGGGTGGAGGTAGAGTTACCTGATCTAGCAGGATTTGCTTCCCTAAATCAGAGGTCAGTAGCGCACGGGAGTCCCCAGTGCTTCCATATGCGCCGACGTCAATTGCAACAAACTTGTACGaggcatcagccaccgccatcaggaccacggagaaatacttcttgtagttgaagtattGTGATCCAGAccgcggtggctgctgcacacgtacgtgcttcccgtcgacggcgcctatgcaattggggaaattggccacagattgaaagcctgctgccACCTGCAACCAAATCTCCCGAGACGGACTGGGCATCACGATGGGCTGCAAATACTGCCAAATCACCTGGCATGTGCACCTGACAATTCCAGAAATCGTGGATTTGCCCAcccggaattgcaggtgcagggatgaataactctcccctgttgccagaaatcttaaaaaaaacaaaacaattaggaACACGTATTCGTAATGCAACATCAGCAGAACGAGGACATTCACATAGCAAAATGATAAATGACTAAAGATGAATTTGCGACCCAACATAATTGCCAATGTTTTAGAAAAGCCTTTCAATAAATTTAAACACACCGCaacgtgatcagcagcctctccacAGGACTAATGGCGTTGCGCATAACGGTATCATGCCTCCTTAGATGGACTGCCAGTATCTCCGCCAAAGCATCAAATGCAGGGATAGACATCCGACAAAATTCATAAAATTTGCGAGGGAAGCTGCAGAGACATACACGTTATAATACAAGTACAGACCCAAAAGGTTATAACGTTACACATGCAATGTGGGTTTAATGAACGGCGATTGCAAGCCACATGGACAAACACAGCATGTGCAACATACATTCGGGAAAGCTTCCCACAAAATGGCAATGCAACCCCAATTTTTAATGTCAAGATGTATTCGGATTTGTACGTAGCATTGTTGTAATTTGGGTTCCAGTTAGCAAACCAGAGGTTAACATCAACACATTTTTGCGTCACCACATGTTGCCACATGTGGTAGACATTTCTCCATGGACAATTAACCAGACTGTGTCATGCAACATTTGCTGGCTGATGCTACACTCTGTGCAGCAGTACTTGGCCCAATAGCTGCTGAAGTACACATTGAAACGAGAGGAAATATCCCTAAGGTACTTTTGCATTAAGCATCCAGACAAAAACTCACCGTCGTAATTCATCATAAAGGTGGCCGATATGACCCCTTTCGTAGCGCAGGACattaatggggtgaacccaaaaCCTGCGTCCACGTGCATGCTCCTATGAAACATCAAGTGTGACAAAAGGAAAATTAGAAGGATCATGTGCAATAATACAAGCCACATAGCCAACATACTGCATAAATGGAGCCACTTACCTCACGAATTCGTTTACGTCTAATCACATTGTGCACTATTTGCATGAGGGCCGCCATGTGGCGGCGTCGCACTTTGATGGGCCTTAGCACCACTTGTTGGCCCTGCTGGGATGGCCCTGCCGGACAGAGGGAATTCATTGGTAACAAATAATTGTCTCAGTTACTACTGCTCTATCCAAAAGGGAAATGGCAGTGTTTGCACAGGCTTTTTAAACGCTTGGGGCAGAAGTACAGCCCCCTAGTGGGCTGGGTCTTGAAACGCCTCTTGAATCCACAAAATACGCCTGTAAACGACTCtaaaaacgccttgaaatacgTCTGTAAAACGCATGGAATACCAACTCATTTACGTGTGTAAAAACGCACCGAAATACGCCTCAacatgaaaacgcaccaaaatacaaCTCGAAAACGACTCACATTCAGAGACTGTATttccaaaaacagctccgtattttacagacgtatttgcagttgtcgtgtgaacatacccttagaggaccGGAAGTTTTTACGTCACTATGCAACAGGATGCTTCAGGAGCGCAGTGATGACAACGCATTCACCGCCCCGAGCACCTCCCTCGCAAAGCGTACACCGTTGTCAAGCAACCTCCAATCACAAAGCACTGTGTGATTAAAGAGATACATGTTGTAACGTAGTTACCGCTGGTATCGTATATAGTCCCAATCAGGTAAAAGATCAAAACTTGATCTAAAAATAGGCTCGTGGAGACAGTCAGTATTATTATAGCGATGTTTATAACGATTCATATATGTTGGCGGATACAGAGCACCCAAAGGTCCACACGCGGGTATACTAGATCCCTGTCCACACTTCCGTGGTTAAGAGGGAACTAGTCCCCAGGAACTCTAGGATCCAACCAAACacaatgtaatgtgtatggggaaTCCCAGCAGATCACAAACGTGT from Rhinoderma darwinii isolate aRhiDar2 chromosome 3, aRhiDar2.hap1, whole genome shotgun sequence carries:
- the LOC142750430 gene encoding uncharacterized protein LOC142750430, with product MDDIFLIWTDTETSLKEFHQFLNSLDTDIQFTMVYYSESIQFLDVTVMAIDNTLKTKLHVKDTDRNTLLRYESCHPKNMIKSLPYSQMIRVKRITDDHDDLFRSLDIMTSNFLERGYPRSLISRHRDKICDIPREKLFETSKQHRPKIIPFISTYNELSGDISRIMNKHWPILKGSYEHIEELNNGPLMSYRRTQNFRDRLVKTKVKEWPSQQGQQVVLRPIKVRRRHMAALMQIVHNVIRRKRIREEHARGRRFWVHPINVLRYERGHIGHLYDELRRFPRKFYEFCRMSIPAFDALAEILAVHLRRHDTVMRNAISPVERLLITLRFLATGESYSSLHLQFRVGKSTISGIVRCTCQVIWQYLQPIVMPSPSREIWLQVAAGFQSVANFPNCIGAVDGKHVRVQQPPRSGSQYFNYKKYFSVVLMAVADASYKFVAIDVGAYGSTGDSRALLTSDLGKQILLDQVTLPPPQPLPGTTHPVPFVMVSDEAFPLLPNLLRPYPRRRLDARRRVFNERLSRARRFVECTFGIMVSKWRVFTCALQLDAYTVDVVIKAACVLHNYVRDQERGEVDVETQTAFRDAIINWGLGRPSNRGVQVRDAFTDYFMSPEGAVPRQDSSHTVQQPLPD